Below is a genomic region from Leptospira ryugenii.
GGATAAACCTGATTGCTCTCTCTCTTCAACAAAGGAGATAAATTCATCCTGTTTGATTTCTACTGTCCCTGATGTTTTGACAGTTCTGATGGGAACCGAATACGGGTGGCTCACCCTGATTAAATTTTCTTTCATAATTCTTAATCTCCTTCCAGTAATTCCATTTTTTCTCTCGAGTCTATCGAATTTCCGAAATGCGAGCAGGCTCCTCTCTCTCACCGAAAACCACCAGTAGGGGAGGCTTCGCTCTCTCATTGAAGTATTTTTCTATGATTTGCCGATGGAAGGCATTTAAGGAGCTGGCAATGAGCAAGACCTTACCATCGATTTGTACGTCCAAGGAATCTAGTTCGCGCCAAGTCTTGGCTGACAGGTTTTGGGAGGCCCAGTCTAAAAAACCGCGCCAGGAAGCCTGGTGGACACCTGTCTCATGCTCAGGATTTTCTTGCTTAGAGTTGGGCATTTTTTGAGAGTTTCGCACTTGTTCTTTGCAGAGGCTCTTGATGTATTCCCAATCCTGTCCGAGGCCCAAGGCATTCGCTCTTGTGCAAGCCGCGAGAACCATTTCGTTTCCAAATAATTCAAGTAAAGATTCGAGTGTTGCAGGAAGTGTTTTTTTCTCTTCCGGCCTCTCGGTAGCGCTTTGGTTATGATTAGATATAGTTATATTAATATGGTTTGGGTTTCCATTTGTAACCCCCTCCTTGGCATGATTGTCTCCCGCCGGGGAGGATGCCTGTCCCTCTCTCTGGTGTATTTGTGTATCCCGGAGGGGGGTAATTTTGGAACCCGGGTAGTGGAAAGAAAAATGATACCGGGTTGCCACTTTTCCGCTGCCTGGGACCTGGAATAGTAAGCCCGCATGGACCAATTCCTTTTTCGCCTGGACGATTGATTTTTTAGTTTTAAACCCGGTAAGCCTAAGTAGGGTTTCTGTCCCTGGCCAGACGGGCTTGAATTTAGAATCGCTAAATTTGAGTAGCACCGGGTAGAGTGTCTTGGCAGCAGAAGAAAGCTCTGCCCAGACACCTGAGTCAATGATGTCGCTCATAAAGCGTATATAGGGATGGTAGTCGCTCATCTCCCCTCCGGATCCATGCAAAAAAGAAACTAATTTTAAGCAAAATTATCGAAGGGCTTGACATTTCTTGACATAATGTTAATTATGTCACATCCAACAACATTCCTTCGGGAAGAACCCGGCCCCTGGTCACCCAGGGGAGTTTTTTGTCCGACGTTACTTGGGCAAAGTTCTTCCACTGTCTTTTTATATTTTTTTTTGCAAAGACAGAGTACTTAAATTTCGTTTACTAAATTATGTCACATTGTGTGCAAAACCTTGTGCTTTGTCAAGTTTGTACACCTTTATTTGCTTGGTCCGATAAAAAAAATTTAGCTAAGTACTTGACAAGCAAGTACTTGATTAGTTGTTCTGCAGATCCCCGAATTTTCTGGGAAGCTCCTTTCGTAAGAATTTCAAAATTTCCCCAAGTAAGATTTCATCCTCAGACGAAATGGAAATTTGGTTACCTTGTCTTTTGAGTTTGTAGGATGAGCCTATTCTTCGCTCTGCGAGCGAGGGCTTTTCTTTACTCTTTTTGTTGAAGTCCTTTGCATCTCGAACCGTACGCAAGCTACCGTTTTCTACCATCTCCAAAAAGGGAGGCAAACTGCCATTTTTCGCTGCTTGAGCTGCCTGGACGAGTAGGTTTTTGTTTTGGATATTGGCCTTTTTGCACAGGTTTAAGTCTTCTTTTGACATGGCTGCTATGGAAAGGACTTCTGACATATAATTTCTACTTTTGCCGAATAGGTCTCCCAGGTCGGCATCAGAATATTGGTAAGTTTGTTTTAAGAAGAGGAGGGCATCTACTTCTTCATAGGCAGACAGGTTTTCTCTTTGTAGGTTTTCTATGACTGCAAGTTTGTAGACCTCCTTTTCTGGACGATTTAAAATTTTACATTCAATTTCTGCCCAGCCCAAGGATTTGGCAGCATGGTAGCGACGTTCACCTGCAATGATTCGGTAATAGCCGTCGGTTTTTCCTTTGGAGACGACGATAGGTTGCAAAAGACCATCAACCTTCAGGGAAGAGGCAAGCTCTTCGATTGCTTTTTTTCTTTCTTGTCTCGGTTGGTGTTCTGAGGGTTCAATTTTATCGATGCGAATCGAGCGGATCGTACCATCCAAATTTTCGGATTGGTAGATGTCAGCCAAGGACCCAAGTCGTTTACTTTTTAAGCTCACGTAAGACCTCCTCTAAAAAACCTTCATACTCTTGTGATTGCCGGGAAGTTCGGTTGTAATCAAAAACGGATTTCTTTGCCAGATGGCTCTCACCTATAGCGACTCCATCTGAAATGGTATGCTCAAATATTTTAAAGTACTTACTTAAGACTGGCAGAATGGTTTTGGTCAAAAGTGTTTGTGGCTTTAATTGTGTGATGAGGGCCCCAAGGATCTCCAATTCCGGATTGATCCTTTTTTTAATAGAAGAGATGGTTTGTTGCAAACCCATAATCCCATCCATCGAAAATTTTTCTGCCTGCAGCGGGATGAGCACGTAATTTGAGGCAACCAAGCTGTTTACCGTAAAAATCGAAAGAGAAGGGGGGCAATCAATGATGGCGAAGTCAAAATGTGAAACTTCTTGGAGCGCATCCCTCAATACATAGGGTGCCTCCACTGAATTCACAGAAATGGTTTCCATTTCCGCCAAACGCATGCTAGACGGAGCTAGCCACAAATTCTCGTTATACGCCGGCACAATGATGTCCGAAAGTTTGGTAGCACTTTGGAACAGTTGCGCAAGGTCTTTGTCAAGAGTGTCAGGATTCACAAAAATTCCAGTAGAATTCGCCTGTGGATCCATGTCGATGAGAAGGGTCTTGTAGTTTCTGCGGGCAAGACCCATGGCTAGGTTTAGAGAGGTAGTTGTTTTTCCTTCTCCGCCTTTTTGGTTCGCAACAGCAATGGTGATCATAGACGATGCAGTTCCTTTTCAATAGGTATGGTTTTGTGGGAAAAATCTATTAGCAATTGAATTTTCGCTAAAAGACAAAAAAAGATAATTTTCCACATGCTTGAATTGTCGGACATCCGACAGGTCAAAAATGAGAAAAAAGTTTGTGGGGGAAATCTGTCGGACATCCGACATTCAAATCGGTACGTACTTGACAAAGTGATTAAATTTAAACATTTTTCTTCTATGCCAAGCGCATTCAAGCAGGCCTTCTTTTCGGAAGAAAAGGGACAAGATTGGTTGCAAAACTCTCTCGGAGCGAGTTGGGAAGAGCTATGTACAGCCTGCGGATTTTTGTCAGGAGTCGTCGTGCTCCGTTCTGAGGAGGAGCAGTCCTTTTCTGAGGTCGCGGCCTTTGGATACGGTGAAGAAGGGTTTTATTATCCGTTCATGGCATCCTCAGGGGAGGCAATTGCCAAACTAAAAAGTGAGCCATTCCCGCTCTCTTTTTCCGGTTCTATGTATGATCTTTTCCATCCCGAAGCAGAGGCATTAGCCCTTGGCATCTATGGCCAAGAGAACAAGGGATTTATAGGATTTCTTCTGGTTGAGGCTAAGGAAATCCAAAGTTTTGCTCCGTACATCTTAAGGTTATTTGCGGAAAAAATTTCCTATGAAATGCTGCAACCTGACTCTCCCATAGCCGCCAAATCTGTAGAGCGTGCCCCTTCCTCCGAGCCCTTACTTGTTCCTTATTTACCTGACTTAGAACAGTGCATCCATACATTCCAAACCCAAAAGATGATCACTCTTTATGGAGAAAAAGGTACGGGCAAACGAACTCTCGCCAAGTGGATCCATGAGTCTCGCGTTCCGGGCAGTGCCTTCTTACTTGTCTCCTCCGTTCCCGAACACTTCGGAAAGTTTGAAAAGGCTCTTATCCAATGGGCGGCTGAGGTAGGAGGGGGGAGTCTCGCCTTTGTAGATGCAAGCCACTGGAGCCTCGGCCAACAAAAAATCCTCTTGGATTGGCGGAACGAGAACCCAGAACCAGGCCTGTTTTTTTTGGAGCACCCTCCCTTTGAAAAGCCTGAAGGCCTAGCCACTTTCCGGCAATTTCTAGAATCAAATTTATCATTGCTCCCATCGGTTTCTACCTACCGATCCCAGGAAGTTAGCCAGATAGTGGGGCTCTTCTTTGCGGAATTAGCAAAGGCGCAAAACCGTCCTGGTTTGTCTTTGGACCCAAAGGTAATTGTGGAGATGGCAAAGCGTTCATGGCCTGGAAACTGGCAAGACATCAAAAATAGCCTTCTTCTCGGAATCTTAAATTGTACTTCGAAGGAAGTTTCTCTCCAGGACGTTTTTTCCGGGAAAAACCAGCTCCAGCTCGGGGTTCCGGATTCAGAAGATTTAGACTTGCGGATGGCAATCCAAGCCTTAGAAAGGCAGAAGATCTTAAATGCAAAACGGATTTTCTCCGGAAACCAAATCCGTATGGCCAAAGCACTTGGGATTTCTAGGGGCGCATTGCAAAACAAAATGAAGCAGTTGGATCTTTTATAGATGGAAGATACGGTTTACGAGGAAAGAAAAACACCAGGAGGCTTCTTGGTAAAGGTCAGGCTTTCAAAGATGACCTACGTAGTCTTTACAGAAGCTGGGCCGGAAGTACCGAAAGGTGCCAAAAATAATTCCATCGTTTCCCTCGTACCAAAAGTTGGATTTTTTGGCGAGGACTTTGACCTTTCCCATTTCCACTTGGGTGAACTCTCTTTTGTGAACGTCAAGACTGGGAAAATGGTCATTCCCTACCAGCATGGCTTTTCCAATGAAATCAAAACCATTTATTTAGGCACAGGGAGCCAAAGCGACGTCCTCCCCGTTGTGATCCACCACTTTCGCAATAAGGAAGAATTGATGCATTCCTGGGAAAAAGGGGAGCAGGTTCAGTACCTCGTCGTTGATGAAGAAATCCCACGAGGGGATATGGTAACCTTCAAAATCCGCTACCCAAGTTTAAACATTCTCGTCATAAAAAAAAGGATCAATACCTCAGCGGAGGCACAAGCCGTTTCCAAGCAAATGGGACAGAGTCCTTCCGCAAAGGGAGATGTGGTCGACTACAACAAAGTGCGGGCAACGGACGTTGCGAAAAATTCGAATCTAAATATGTACAGCGAGAACCCTGTCTTTTTGGCAAGGATCCACCTTCGGAACATGGAATTGGATAAGGTAAAGCAAATTCTATTAGATTTCAAACTCGGTGCCCAAGACGTATCCTTCATCCGAACATTCTTAGATGTCATGATCAAAAACGAAAATGCCAAACCGGAATTGGAGGCAATGAAAGGCCAACTCATTGCCTTAAATGAAGCCTTTCGTTTGTCAGTGCAAATCTTGGATTTTGCTGTGGATGAATTTGAAAGGGAGCTAGATAGAGGCTTTTCGAAGGAAATCTCTAGTATGATCTATGCCGTCCTTGCCAAAGAGCAGGAGTCAGCGACAGAAATTGAGAAAGAGATCGTCCTCTGGGAATGGAAGCTCAGAGCCAGAAATTTGATGTATGGTAGGCAAAAAAAGACCGAAACTGCCTAAAAAAAGCTATCTTTTTCTCTGTTTTCGGTCAAAATGAGAACAAATACCATGAAAAAGGGAACAAAATTATATTTTTTGGCACACTTATTGCTAAGTGCACGCAGCCTAATTTTGATCTCTCTTTTTTTAGGCACCTTACCTT
It encodes:
- a CDS encoding helix-turn-helix domain-containing protein; amino-acid sequence: MSDYHPYIRFMSDIIDSGVWAELSSAAKTLYPVLLKFSDSKFKPVWPGTETLLRLTGFKTKKSIVQAKKELVHAGLLFQVPGSGKVATRYHFSFHYPGSKITPLRDTQIHQREGQASSPAGDNHAKEGVTNGNPNHINITISNHNQSATERPEEKKTLPATLESLLELFGNEMVLAACTRANALGLGQDWEYIKSLCKEQVRNSQKMPNSKQENPEHETGVHQASWRGFLDWASQNLSAKTWRELDSLDVQIDGKVLLIASSLNAFHRQIIEKYFNERAKPPLLVVFGEREEPARISEIR
- a CDS encoding ParB/RepB/Spo0J family partition protein, with amino-acid sequence MSLKSKRLGSLADIYQSENLDGTIRSIRIDKIEPSEHQPRQERKKAIEELASSLKVDGLLQPIVVSKGKTDGYYRIIAGERRYHAAKSLGWAEIECKILNRPEKEVYKLAVIENLQRENLSAYEEVDALLFLKQTYQYSDADLGDLFGKSRNYMSEVLSIAAMSKEDLNLCKKANIQNKNLLVQAAQAAKNGSLPPFLEMVENGSLRTVRDAKDFNKKSKEKPSLAERRIGSSYKLKRQGNQISISSEDEILLGEILKFLRKELPRKFGDLQNN
- a CDS encoding ParA family protein, whose amino-acid sequence is MITIAVANQKGGEGKTTTSLNLAMGLARRNYKTLLIDMDPQANSTGIFVNPDTLDKDLAQLFQSATKLSDIIVPAYNENLWLAPSSMRLAEMETISVNSVEAPYVLRDALQEVSHFDFAIIDCPPSLSIFTVNSLVASNYVLIPLQAEKFSMDGIMGLQQTISSIKKRINPELEILGALITQLKPQTLLTKTILPVLSKYFKIFEHTISDGVAIGESHLAKKSVFDYNRTSRQSQEYEGFLEEVLRELKK
- a CDS encoding helix-turn-helix domain-containing protein codes for the protein MLELSDIRQVKNEKKVCGGNLSDIRHSNRYVLDKVIKFKHFSSMPSAFKQAFFSEEKGQDWLQNSLGASWEELCTACGFLSGVVVLRSEEEQSFSEVAAFGYGEEGFYYPFMASSGEAIAKLKSEPFPLSFSGSMYDLFHPEAEALALGIYGQENKGFIGFLLVEAKEIQSFAPYILRLFAEKISYEMLQPDSPIAAKSVERAPSSEPLLVPYLPDLEQCIHTFQTQKMITLYGEKGTGKRTLAKWIHESRVPGSAFLLVSSVPEHFGKFEKALIQWAAEVGGGSLAFVDASHWSLGQQKILLDWRNENPEPGLFFLEHPPFEKPEGLATFRQFLESNLSLLPSVSTYRSQEVSQIVGLFFAELAKAQNRPGLSLDPKVIVEMAKRSWPGNWQDIKNSLLLGILNCTSKEVSLQDVFSGKNQLQLGVPDSEDLDLRMAIQALERQKILNAKRIFSGNQIRMAKALGISRGALQNKMKQLDLL